The following proteins are encoded in a genomic region of Pseudodesulfovibrio mercurii:
- the glmU gene encoding bifunctional UDP-N-acetylglucosamine diphosphorylase/glucosamine-1-phosphate N-acetyltransferase GlmU: MPETKTTALVLAAGKGTRMRSARAKVLQTLLNEPMLFYVYEALAPIVRDDVLTVVGHDADSVAAAFPAMADRFVMQAEQLGTGHALQVAWEAVEKTGATHCLVINGDTPLVTVEALERLMTAREGCDLAFMTITPRDTGAFGRVVRDRERLVRAIVEAKDYDFSQHGPVTGEVNAGIYLLKVATIGPLLEKLENANKSGEYYITDLVGLAVDQGLCVEGVQAGNDVSLMGINSPRELIAAESTLRARIVDELIDRGVLIHNPGTVIIGPRVEIEPGAEIFGHCEIYGASRVAAGARLGSYNHITDATFAPGCVVREFNHIEKAAVGEGATVGPYSRLRPGARLEKNARIGNFVEMKKAVLGEGAKASHLTYLGDAEVGAGANIGAGTITCNYDGKNKFTTRIGAGAFIGSNTALVAPVSVGDNALIGAGSTITKDVPDNQTGIARGKQVNLRRSLKKN, encoded by the coding sequence ATGCCCGAAACCAAGACCACCGCCCTGGTGCTCGCCGCAGGCAAGGGAACGCGCATGCGCTCGGCCAGGGCCAAGGTGCTGCAGACCCTGCTCAACGAGCCCATGCTCTTCTACGTGTACGAGGCCCTTGCGCCCATCGTGCGGGACGACGTCCTGACCGTGGTCGGCCACGACGCCGACAGCGTGGCCGCGGCCTTCCCGGCCATGGCCGACCGTTTCGTCATGCAGGCGGAACAGCTCGGCACGGGCCACGCCCTCCAGGTGGCCTGGGAGGCGGTCGAGAAGACCGGGGCCACCCACTGCCTGGTCATCAACGGCGACACCCCGCTGGTCACGGTGGAGGCCCTGGAACGGCTGATGACCGCCCGCGAGGGCTGCGACCTGGCCTTCATGACCATCACCCCGCGCGACACCGGGGCCTTCGGCCGGGTGGTCCGCGACCGGGAGCGGCTGGTCCGCGCCATCGTCGAGGCCAAGGACTACGATTTCTCCCAGCACGGCCCGGTCACGGGCGAGGTCAACGCGGGCATCTACCTGCTCAAGGTCGCAACCATCGGCCCCCTGCTCGAAAAGCTCGAAAACGCCAACAAGTCCGGCGAATACTACATCACCGACCTGGTCGGTCTGGCCGTGGACCAGGGGCTGTGCGTGGAGGGCGTCCAGGCGGGCAACGACGTCTCGCTCATGGGCATCAACTCCCCGCGCGAGCTGATCGCGGCCGAGTCCACCCTGCGGGCGCGCATCGTGGACGAACTCATCGATCGGGGCGTGCTCATCCACAACCCCGGCACCGTGATCATCGGGCCCAGGGTCGAGATCGAGCCCGGCGCCGAGATCTTCGGCCACTGCGAGATCTACGGGGCGTCCAGGGTGGCCGCCGGGGCCCGGCTCGGCTCGTACAACCACATCACCGACGCGACCTTCGCGCCCGGCTGCGTGGTCCGCGAGTTCAACCACATCGAAAAGGCCGCCGTGGGCGAGGGGGCGACCGTGGGTCCGTACTCCCGGCTGCGGCCCGGCGCGCGGCTCGAAAAGAACGCCCGCATCGGTAATTTCGTGGAGATGAAGAAGGCGGTCCTGGGCGAAGGGGCCAAGGCCAGTCACCTGACCTACCTGGGCGACGCCGAGGTCGGGGCCGGGGCCAACATCGGGGCCGGGACCATCACCTGCAACTACGACGGGAAGAACAAATTCACGACCAGGATCGGCGCGGGGGCGTTCATCGGCTCCAACACCGCCCTGGTCGCCCCGGTGAGCGTGGGCGACAACGCCCTGATCGGGGCGGGGTCCACCATTACCAAGGACGTGCCGGACAACCAGACCGGCATCGCCAGGGGCAAGCAGGTCAACCTCAGACGGAGCCTGAAGAAAAACTAG
- the zapA gene encoding cell division protein ZapA, translating to MPRYTLTLLGLEISFKTDADNVRIEAAQAFIENKHKELVAGAGDISKEKLLTYLLLSLADDYLVAEAKLRRLEGKIGEILEKTSTDPGR from the coding sequence ATGCCTCGCTACACGCTGACCCTGCTGGGACTCGAGATATCCTTCAAGACGGATGCGGACAATGTCCGCATCGAGGCCGCCCAGGCGTTTATCGAGAACAAGCACAAGGAGCTTGTTGCCGGAGCTGGTGACATCAGCAAGGAAAAGCTGCTCACCTATCTGCTCCTGAGCCTGGCGGACGATTATCTGGTCGCCGAGGCCAAGCTGAGGCGGCTGGAAGGGAAGATCGGAGAGATTTTGGAAAAGACCTCAACGGACCCGGGCCGATAA
- the rny gene encoding ribonuclease Y, whose product MLAEIAMVGGGLILGLGAGIILFKYISDKKVSDSKGLAERIVEEARKESEALKKESRLQAQDEIFNQKKELEREFKDRESQLKSEEKRLHSKEERLDAKREKVADKEAQVVELEKQLIKQEKHLSELEEDLTQKSDEHERKLQEISGLTVEEARENLLKEIESRTRHEAAKMIRNIEMEAKENASKKAKEILSLALQRYAGDYAGEQTVTAVTLPSEDMKGRIIGREGRNIRALEAATGVDLIIDDTPETVVLSAFSPLKREVAKQALERLIHDGRIHPARIEEIVRKVEGEMDTKLKEIGEQATFDVGVHGIHPELINLLGRLHYRTSFSQNVLQHSMEVAFLCGVMAAELGLNEKEAKRAGLLHDIGKAVDHEIEGPHAIIGADLAKKHGESKEIIHSIAAHHEDTPPMTILANLVQAADSLSGARPGARKELLENYVKRLEELEGLATGFDGVQKAYAIQAGREIRVMVDSEKVGDENTYVLCKDIAEKIENNMTYPGQIRVTVIREKRAVGYAK is encoded by the coding sequence ATGTTAGCCGAAATCGCCATGGTCGGCGGTGGACTGATCCTCGGCCTCGGAGCCGGAATCATTCTCTTCAAATACATCTCCGACAAAAAGGTCTCCGACTCCAAGGGGCTGGCCGAGCGCATCGTGGAGGAGGCGCGCAAGGAAAGCGAGGCCCTGAAAAAGGAGTCGCGTCTCCAGGCGCAGGACGAGATTTTCAACCAGAAGAAGGAGCTGGAGCGGGAGTTCAAGGACCGCGAGAGCCAGCTCAAGAGCGAGGAGAAGCGCCTCCACTCCAAGGAGGAGCGCCTCGACGCCAAGCGGGAGAAGGTCGCCGACAAGGAGGCTCAGGTGGTGGAGCTGGAAAAGCAGCTCATCAAGCAGGAAAAGCACCTGAGCGAACTGGAGGAGGATCTGACCCAGAAGTCCGACGAGCACGAGCGCAAGCTCCAGGAGATTTCCGGCCTGACCGTGGAGGAGGCCAGGGAGAACCTGCTCAAGGAGATCGAGTCCCGCACCCGTCACGAAGCCGCCAAGATGATCCGGAACATCGAGATGGAGGCCAAGGAAAACGCCTCCAAGAAGGCCAAGGAGATCCTCTCCCTGGCCCTGCAGCGCTACGCGGGCGACTACGCGGGCGAGCAGACCGTGACCGCCGTGACCCTGCCCTCCGAGGACATGAAGGGCCGCATCATCGGCCGTGAGGGCCGCAACATCCGCGCCCTGGAAGCGGCCACCGGCGTGGACCTGATCATCGACGACACCCCCGAGACCGTGGTCCTGTCCGCCTTCAGCCCGCTCAAGCGCGAGGTGGCCAAGCAGGCGCTCGAACGCCTCATCCACGACGGCCGCATCCATCCCGCCCGCATCGAGGAGATCGTGCGCAAGGTTGAGGGCGAGATGGACACCAAATTGAAGGAGATCGGCGAGCAGGCCACCTTCGACGTGGGCGTGCACGGCATCCACCCCGAACTGATCAACCTGCTGGGCCGGCTGCACTACCGCACCAGCTTCTCCCAGAACGTGCTCCAGCACTCCATGGAGGTCGCCTTCCTGTGCGGCGTCATGGCCGCCGAGCTCGGCCTGAACGAGAAGGAGGCCAAGCGCGCGGGGCTGCTGCACGACATCGGCAAGGCCGTGGACCACGAGATCGAAGGCCCCCACGCCATCATCGGCGCGGACCTGGCCAAGAAGCACGGCGAGTCCAAGGAGATCATCCACTCCATCGCCGCCCACCACGAGGACACCCCGCCCATGACCATCCTGGCCAACCTGGTCCAGGCCGCCGACTCCCTGTCCGGCGCCCGGCCCGGCGCGCGCAAGGAGCTGCTTGAGAACTACGTCAAGCGCCTTGAGGAGCTGGAGGGGCTGGCCACCGGCTTCGACGGCGTGCAGAAGGCCTATGCCATCCAGGCGGGCCGCGAAATCCGCGTCATGGTTGATTCCGAGAAGGTCGGCGACGAGAACACCTACGTGCTCTGCAAGGACATCGCCGAGAAGATCGAGAACAACATGACCTACCCCGGCCAGATCCGGGTCACGGTCATCCGCGAGAAACGGGCCGTGGGCTACGCCAAATAG
- a CDS encoding CheR family methyltransferase: MNRNSDPAPEKLKQAMDQSMNLVRSEMGDAEFKRFSEHIQSELGIKMPPTKKVLLQSRFQKRLRALGMSSYKEYCDYVFSDAGREQERMHLIDVVTTNTTHFFREPKHWDIMNNMVLPELWDRGVGRSSALRIWSAGCSSGEEPYTLGMVLHEWSARCQGFDFTILATDISQKILTEAKRAVYAMDKVADVPMQYKKKYMLKSKDQRLVKMDAMLRNKVSFQRLNFMEDFRLQNRQDIIFCRNVVIYFDRPTQEVLFRKFCENLQPGGYLFIGHSESLSGMTLPIRQVAPTVFQRL; encoded by the coding sequence ATGAACCGCAATTCGGACCCCGCCCCGGAGAAACTCAAGCAGGCCATGGACCAGTCCATGAACCTGGTGCGCTCGGAAATGGGCGACGCCGAATTCAAGCGGTTCAGCGAGCACATCCAGTCCGAACTCGGCATCAAGATGCCGCCCACCAAGAAGGTCCTGCTCCAGTCCCGGTTCCAGAAGCGGCTGCGCGCCCTGGGCATGTCCAGCTACAAGGAATACTGCGACTACGTCTTCTCCGACGCCGGACGCGAACAGGAGCGCATGCACCTGATCGACGTGGTCACCACCAACACCACGCATTTCTTCCGCGAGCCCAAGCACTGGGACATCATGAACAACATGGTCCTGCCCGAGCTGTGGGACCGGGGCGTGGGCCGCTCCTCGGCCCTGCGCATCTGGTCGGCGGGCTGCTCCTCCGGCGAGGAGCCGTACACCCTGGGCATGGTGCTCCACGAGTGGAGCGCCCGGTGCCAGGGGTTCGACTTCACCATCCTGGCCACGGACATCTCCCAGAAAATCCTGACCGAGGCCAAGCGGGCCGTGTACGCCATGGACAAGGTGGCGGACGTGCCCATGCAGTACAAGAAGAAGTACATGCTCAAGTCCAAGGACCAGCGGCTGGTCAAGATGGACGCCATGCTGCGCAACAAGGTCTCGTTCCAGCGCCTGAACTTCATGGAGGACTTCCGGCTCCAGAACCGGCAGGACATCATCTTCTGCCGCAACGTGGTCATCTACTTCGACCGCCCCACCCAGGAAGTGCTCTTCCGGAAGTTCTGCGAAAACCTCCAGCCCGGCGGCTACCTGTTCATCGGCCACTCGGAGAGCCTGTCCGGCATGACCCTGCCCATCCGGCAGGTGGCCCCCACCGTCTTCCAGCGGCTCTGA
- a CDS encoding TIGR00282 family metallophosphoesterase, with the protein MRILFLGDIVGLSGRKAVIQNLARIREEESIDLIFANGENASGGYGLKEKHAHELLKAGLDGITGGNHIWKYKDLYALLDDDGRILRPHNYPEQLPGSGVRVFRKAGLPPVAVINLIGRTFMPPIDCPFAAVETVLDALPADIPVQIVDFHAEATGEKIAMGYFLEGKVSAVVGTHTHVQTNDAKVLTGGTGYLTDLGMCGAADSCLGMKPEIILDRYLTGLPRQLEAANGPGILQGAIFDIDDTTGRATSMATFRRDG; encoded by the coding sequence ATGCGCATTCTCTTTCTCGGCGACATCGTAGGCCTGTCCGGCCGCAAGGCCGTCATCCAGAACCTCGCCCGCATCCGCGAGGAGGAGTCCATCGACCTGATCTTCGCCAACGGCGAGAACGCCAGCGGCGGCTACGGGCTCAAGGAAAAGCACGCCCACGAGTTGCTCAAGGCGGGCCTGGACGGCATCACCGGCGGCAACCACATCTGGAAGTACAAGGACCTCTACGCCCTGCTCGACGACGACGGCCGCATCCTCCGGCCGCACAACTACCCGGAGCAGCTGCCCGGCTCGGGCGTGCGCGTCTTCCGCAAGGCGGGGCTGCCCCCGGTGGCGGTCATCAACCTCATCGGCCGGACCTTCATGCCGCCCATCGACTGCCCGTTCGCGGCCGTGGAGACCGTGCTCGACGCGCTGCCCGCCGACATCCCGGTGCAGATCGTGGACTTCCACGCCGAGGCCACTGGCGAGAAGATCGCCATGGGCTACTTCCTCGAAGGCAAGGTCTCGGCCGTGGTCGGCACCCACACCCACGTCCAGACCAACGACGCCAAGGTCCTGACCGGCGGCACCGGCTACCTGACCGACCTGGGCATGTGCGGGGCCGCGGATTCCTGCCTGGGCATGAAACCGGAAATCATCCTGGACCGCTACCTCACGGGACTGCCCCGGCAACTGGAGGCGGCCAATGGTCCTGGGATTTTACAAGGCGCGATTTTTGACATAGATGATACCACCGGCAGGGCGACATCCATGGCCACGTTTCGGCGTGACGGCTAG
- the tyrS gene encoding tyrosine--tRNA ligase, which translates to MNIYDELKWRGLINQVSDEDKVRAYLSEPGATMYCGFDPTAESLHVGNLVPLLCLVRMKRAGHHPLYLMGGATGRIGDPSGKDKERELSDADKLDERLEMIKHQVRRFVERNTGERPNIVNNYDWTKDMSCIELLRDVGKHFTINWMLQKESVKGRIGREETGISYTEFSYMILQAYDFYHLYKNYDCRLQIGGGDQWGNITAGCEFIRRRYAVDGESAEAFALTFPLITTASGKKFGKSEGNAVYLNADLTTPYAFYQFFINTDDADVIKFLKLFTFLTPEQIAELEKQTEEAPHLRAAQKRLAEEVTTMIHGKHELERVLAATEALFGKGDIKAIDPGTLRAAFESAPAVRYAPGDVPDLPQMLVDLGLVKSKGQGRKDILGGGVYINGERVEDGDEITDTQFIGGELLIIRKGKKNYGLVTKG; encoded by the coding sequence GTGAATATCTACGACGAGTTGAAATGGCGGGGGCTGATCAATCAGGTTTCTGACGAGGACAAGGTGCGCGCCTATCTGTCCGAGCCCGGGGCCACCATGTATTGCGGCTTCGATCCCACCGCCGAGAGCCTGCACGTGGGCAACCTCGTCCCCCTGCTCTGCCTGGTGCGCATGAAACGGGCCGGGCACCATCCCCTGTACCTCATGGGCGGCGCCACCGGGCGCATCGGCGACCCCTCGGGCAAGGACAAGGAACGCGAGCTGTCCGACGCCGACAAGCTCGACGAGCGGTTGGAGATGATCAAGCACCAGGTCCGCCGCTTCGTGGAACGCAACACCGGCGAGCGCCCGAACATCGTCAACAACTACGACTGGACCAAGGACATGTCCTGCATCGAGCTTTTGCGCGACGTGGGCAAGCACTTCACGATCAACTGGATGCTCCAGAAGGAGTCGGTCAAGGGCCGCATCGGCCGCGAGGAGACCGGCATCTCCTACACCGAGTTCTCCTACATGATCCTCCAGGCATACGACTTCTACCACCTGTACAAGAACTACGACTGCCGGTTGCAGATCGGCGGCGGCGACCAGTGGGGCAACATCACCGCGGGCTGCGAGTTCATCCGCCGCCGCTACGCCGTGGACGGGGAATCGGCCGAGGCCTTCGCCCTGACCTTCCCGCTGATCACCACGGCCTCGGGCAAGAAGTTCGGCAAGTCCGAGGGCAACGCCGTGTACCTCAACGCGGACCTGACCACGCCCTACGCCTTCTACCAGTTCTTCATCAACACCGACGACGCGGACGTGATCAAGTTCCTCAAGCTCTTCACCTTCCTCACGCCCGAGCAGATCGCCGAGCTGGAGAAGCAGACCGAGGAGGCCCCGCACCTGCGCGCGGCCCAGAAGCGGCTGGCAGAAGAGGTCACGACCATGATCCACGGCAAGCACGAGCTGGAACGCGTCCTGGCGGCCACCGAGGCGCTCTTCGGCAAGGGCGACATCAAGGCCATCGACCCCGGCACCCTGCGCGCCGCGTTCGAATCCGCGCCCGCCGTGCGCTACGCCCCCGGCGACGTGCCGGACCTGCCCCAGATGCTCGTGGACCTCGGCCTGGTCAAGTCCAAGGGCCAGGGCCGCAAGGACATCCTGGGCGGCGGCGTGTACATCAACGGCGAGCGCGTGGAGGACGGCGACGAGATCACCGACACCCAGTTCATCGGCGGGGAACTCCTCATCATCCGCAAAGGCAAAAAGAACTACGGGTTGGTGACTAAAGGGTAG
- a CDS encoding queuosine precursor transporter, with protein sequence MNETLWILFALVDLCMVLVVYRLFGKVGLFGLMVFNLLLCNIQVLKTVELFGLTTTLGNVLYASVFLATDLLSEFYGKKEARKGVLLGFVTLLMMVGYMQIALYFQPAASDFAQPHLEALFGFLPRVALASMAAYLVSQLHDVWAFHAIRARTGERLLWLRNNASTMVSQLLDSVIFCTIAFWGVFPMDVFMEILLSTYIIKVAVAALDTPFIYLAKHLFEKQRQVQSA encoded by the coding sequence ATGAACGAAACATTATGGATACTGTTTGCATTGGTGGACCTGTGCATGGTCCTGGTGGTCTACCGGTTGTTCGGCAAGGTGGGGTTGTTCGGGCTGATGGTCTTCAACCTGCTGTTGTGCAACATCCAGGTGCTCAAGACCGTGGAGCTGTTCGGGCTGACCACGACGCTCGGCAACGTGCTGTACGCCAGCGTGTTCCTGGCCACGGACCTGCTCAGCGAGTTCTACGGCAAGAAGGAGGCGCGCAAGGGCGTGCTCCTCGGGTTCGTGACCCTGCTGATGATGGTCGGATACATGCAGATCGCGCTCTATTTCCAGCCCGCCGCGTCCGACTTCGCCCAGCCGCACCTGGAGGCGCTGTTCGGGTTCCTGCCGCGCGTGGCCCTGGCCTCCATGGCCGCGTACCTGGTCTCGCAGCTGCATGACGTCTGGGCCTTCCACGCCATCCGGGCGCGCACGGGCGAGCGCCTCCTGTGGCTGCGCAACAACGCCTCGACCATGGTCAGCCAGCTGCTCGACTCGGTGATCTTCTGCACCATCGCCTTCTGGGGCGTGTTCCCCATGGACGTGTTCATGGAGATCCTGCTGTCCACCTACATCATCAAGGTGGCCGTGGCCGCCCTGGACACCCCGTTCATCTACCTGGCCAAGCATTTGTTCGAGAAGCAGCGCCAGGTTCAGTCCGCCTAG
- a CDS encoding CatB-related O-acetyltransferase — protein MLDPTARHPMVLPDGTVVKTVVNLNQVVDHPRMEIGDFSYYSNFNPVEDYAAAIAPYLFPLSPERLVIGRFVQIAHGVVFITSSANHDMRGFSTYPFWNFTMTPETGFDEVKALFNLPGRKGDTVIGNDVWLGMEAVVMPGVTIGDGAIIGARSVVGCDVPPYAVVAGNPARVIRMRFDQPTIDRLQAVRWWDWPLDRILARREAISGADLTALEG, from the coding sequence ATGCTCGATCCCACCGCCCGCCACCCCATGGTCCTGCCCGACGGAACGGTCGTCAAGACCGTGGTCAACCTGAACCAGGTCGTCGATCACCCGCGCATGGAGATCGGGGACTTCAGCTACTATTCCAACTTCAACCCGGTGGAGGACTACGCGGCGGCCATCGCCCCGTACCTCTTCCCCCTGAGCCCGGAACGACTCGTCATCGGCCGGTTCGTCCAGATCGCCCACGGCGTGGTCTTCATCACCAGCTCGGCCAACCACGACATGCGCGGCTTCTCCACCTACCCCTTCTGGAACTTCACCATGACCCCGGAGACCGGCTTCGACGAGGTTAAGGCCCTGTTCAACCTGCCCGGCCGCAAGGGCGACACCGTCATCGGCAACGACGTCTGGCTCGGCATGGAGGCCGTGGTCATGCCCGGCGTGACCATCGGCGACGGCGCGATCATCGGGGCCCGGTCCGTGGTCGGGTGCGACGTGCCCCCCTACGCCGTGGTCGCGGGCAACCCGGCCCGCGTCATCCGCATGCGCTTCGACCAGCCGACCATCGACCGGCTCCAGGCCGTCCGCTGGTGGGACTGGCCCCTGGACAGGATTCTGGCCCGGCGCGAGGCCATCTCCGGCGCGGACCTGACCGCCCTGGAAGGCTGA
- a CDS encoding SPOR domain-containing protein: protein MAENLEPKYKLKVPKLNATKRKYDISLSLPGMISLTGVGVLALTFFFVMGILIGRGYRPEADVPPLQEIMPGAEHGQTVAEANPPKVLTLEELDYQDRLKASPQQMLDNTAEDVKPAPAPKPEPKPEPARPTAKPAAEPAQPAPAAFTPTPAQPGEPVYDYVYQVASFRKVEMAKALSGKLAGAGLNARVESGEAKGSTWHRVQVLHHGTPASTSEMKAVLAKYGIDKPLLKKKTAAN from the coding sequence ATGGCGGAAAATCTGGAACCGAAATACAAGCTCAAGGTGCCCAAGCTCAACGCGACCAAGCGGAAGTACGACATCTCCCTGTCCCTGCCCGGCATGATCAGCCTGACCGGGGTGGGCGTCCTGGCCCTGACCTTCTTTTTCGTCATGGGCATCCTCATCGGGCGCGGCTACCGGCCCGAGGCCGACGTGCCGCCCCTCCAGGAGATCATGCCCGGCGCCGAGCACGGCCAGACCGTGGCCGAGGCCAATCCGCCCAAGGTCCTGACCCTTGAGGAACTGGACTACCAGGACCGGCTCAAGGCCTCGCCCCAGCAGATGCTCGACAACACGGCCGAGGACGTCAAGCCGGCCCCCGCGCCCAAGCCCGAGCCCAAGCCGGAACCGGCCAGACCGACGGCCAAGCCCGCCGCCGAACCCGCCCAGCCCGCGCCCGCGGCGTTCACGCCGACCCCGGCCCAGCCCGGCGAACCGGTCTACGACTACGTCTACCAGGTGGCCTCGTTCCGCAAGGTGGAGATGGCCAAGGCCCTGAGCGGCAAGCTGGCCGGAGCCGGATTGAACGCCCGTGTGGAGTCCGGTGAGGCCAAGGGGTCCACCTGGCATCGCGTCCAGGTCCTGCACCACGGCACCCCGGCGTCCACCTCGGAGATGAAGGCGGTCCTGGCCAAATACGGCATCGACAAGCCGCTGCTCAAGAAGAAGACCGCCGCGAACTAG